ACCGTGCCCCCAATTACGCGATCCCCCGCGTGCTTCTCGATGGGGATCGATTCGCCCGTGACCATCGATTCATCAACGGCGCTGGAGCCTTCCAGCACCGTGCCATCAACGGGCACTTTCTCGCCGGGCCGCACGCGGAGCCGATTGCCACGCTGGACACTCTCGAGCGGCACGTCAGATTCCGTGCCGTCGTCGCGCACCAGCCGCGCCGTCTTGGGCGCCAAACTGAGCAGCGATTTGATCGCCGCGCTCGTCTGGCTGCGGGCGCGGAGTTCGAGAACTTGCCCCAAGAGAACCAAAGTGACGATCACCGCCGCCGCCTCGAAGTAACCCGGCACAAGCCCGCTTTTCATCCGAATCGCAGACGGGAACGCCCAAGGCGCGAGCAGCGCCGCCACGCTGTAAACAAACGCCACGCCGACGCCGATCGCAATCAACGTGAACATATTCAAGCTGCGATTGACGATCGACGCCCATCCGCGGACGAAAAACGGCCAACCGCCCCATAGCACCACCGGGATCGCCAGGGCGAACTCGGCCCACTGCGCTGCGACCGGGCTGAGGAGCCGGTCGAGCGGCCTGCCGGCGATCACGTCGGCCATCGCGATCACGACCAGCGGCACGCTTAGCGCGACGCTCACCCAGAACCGGCGGCTCATATCGATGAGTTCTGGATTGGCGTCCTCGGCGGCGGTTACCGTGCGCAGCTCCAGAGCCATCCCGCAGATCGGGCACGAACCCGGCGCATCGCGCACAATCTGCGGGTGCATCGGGCAGACATATTGCGTTCTCGCTGCCGCTTTCGGCGGCGAAACCGGCTCCAGCGCCATCCCGCATTTCGGACAAGAGCCTGGCTGCGGCCGTCGCACTTCTGCGTGCATTGGGCAGGTATAAATGGCTTCAACGTCCGCGGGCTGTGGTAATCGCGGTTGAACGAGGGCCGGGTTTTGGTTCGGCGCATCCGTATGACCGTGGCCGACGCTGCCAGCGTCGGAACCAATATATTGATCCGGATTCTGCTGAAATTTCTCCGCGCACTTTTTGCTGCAAAACAGGTACTTGCGGCCGCCATACTCCAAAGTAGCGGCGGGACGCGCGGGATCGACCTTCATCCCGCAAACCGGATCGCGGAATTCCTCGGTCTGGCCAACCTGCAAGATTGGAAGACCGGCTGCACCGGGCGGGGTGTTCTTTGGATCGTTCATCGCACCGTTCCCCGGATGATTGTAAGCGGCAACCCTGCTAAAGTGCGTCGAGTCGCACAATTATAGCCGCCTAGCGGCTTCGACCTAATGGCCACCGCGCTCGCGGACTCTGCCGCTTCGGCAAGGTTTAGCGATTCCGCCGAAAACAATTGCGTGGCTTTTCATCGAGTGCCGATTTCAGCGAGGAGGCGAATCAGCAGAAACGCGCGATTTGTTACTCGGCGCGCAGGTTCCCAAGATGAAATCCACAGAATTCACGGATTTACACAGATGGTCTGGAGGTCGGCGGCCGACTGCGGCCGCACCATTCAAATCTGTGTCAATCTGCGAAATCTTTGGATAGAATCCGTCGGCAGTTCAAGGAGGGACGTTCGTGTCGCTGCTCCGGCAATTGCGACGATCCGCGGGGATCTATCTGCTCGGCCTGTGCTGCGCTAGCGGATGCCAGACCGGCGCGGGCACAAATGGCACCGTCCAGCTTGCCGCCGATCAGCCCCGTATGGGCATGGAAAGTCCACGGCCGTTGCTCGCGCAGTCCATGCCGCCTAAAGGCGGAACTCCAACACCGCAGCCGACGCCCACGGTGCGGCCCGTCGCGTTCCTGAAACAATCCGCAGCGGCAGCTTGTCCCCCTGACGCCGACGATCTCTTTGCCGGTCAAACGGAACTCGAGCCAGGGCCGCTCGTGGCGGAGGTGCTGAGGCGCAATCCGTCGCTCGAGGCGATGACGTCGGCCTGGCAGGCGGCGGCCGAGCGATATCCGCAGGTCGTCTCGCTCGAAGACCCGATGCTCATACTGGCGATGGGCCCCGGCACGTTCGGCGATCCGACGCACGACGTGGCCTGGATGATCGAGGGCTCGCAGAAGATCCCTTGGCATGGCAAGCGGCAGCTTCGCGGCCAGCAGGCCCAGGCCGAGGCCTCCGCCGCGCGCTCGGATGTTGATGAAACTGAATTGCGATTGGTCGAATCGGCGAAGATGGCGTTGTTGGACTACTATCTCGTCCGCCGCGATCTGGAATTGAATGCCGAGGGGCTGCGGCTCACGCAGCGATTTCGCGACGACGCGGATTCGAAGTACCGCGCTAATCTGGTAACACAGCAAGACATCCTGCAAGCCGATTTGGAGTTGAGCGATCTGCGTCGGCGGAAATTCGAGCTGGAGCGGATGGATCGCGTGGCGGCGGCGCGGATCAACACACTCTTGCACCGCCCAGTCGATCGCGCTTTGCCTCCGTCGCCGAGCCGGTTGCCAGCCGCCGCTTCGGAACCGCCGCTAGCGATGGTGCAAGAAATGGCTGCCGAGCGCCGGCCCGATCTGATGGCCCTGGGCGCTAAGCTGCGTGCGGAGCAAACGGCTGTGGCAATTGCGGAAAGCGATTACTACCCCGATCTCGACGTGGTGGGCCGTTACGACGGTTTCTGGCAACATGCCGACCGGCAATTGGCGCCGATGGTCGGCGTGAATCTCAATGTTCCGCTCGACAACGAGCGGCGGCGGGCCGCGATTCGCGAGGCTCAATTCCGCGCCAACCAACGGCGGGCCGAATACGAAGCGAAGTTCGACGAGATCCACGGCGACGTTGAGGCCGCCTATCAGCAGGTCGTCGAAAGCCGCCGCACGATCGAACTCTACGGCCAAACCATCATGCCCGTGGCCGAACAGAACCTCGAATCGGCCCGAGCCAACTATTCGGCGGGCAAGATCGACTTCTTGCGGCTCATTGAAGCCGATCGACAATTGGTCATGCTGCGCGAGAAGCGCGAAGAATCGCTGGCCGATTATCACCGCCGGCTGGCCGAATTGGAACGAGCCTCAGGCGGACCGCTTCCGGCCACCGCGCCGCCCGAAACCATCCCTCCCGGCCCGCGGCCGTAGCACGGCGCCTTGATTCCCGTTCGGATCCGCGGATGGCCGGGGCTGGACCGAAGGGAAGCCCCAGTTCGCGGGCCCGCCGGGGCTTCGGCGGCGCCTCCAGCCCCGGCCACCCTGATGCGAACGAGAATTCTTCAACTTGAACGAGTGCAAGGACCTGTCGTTCGCCAATCCCGCCTTGATTCCCACTCGGATCGCGACTAGATTCGGTGGTTTCGGCGGGAAACCATGGGGAACCTGATGAGCGTGTCGGCGGTCGCGTCGGAATTGAACGTGGAACGGGTCGCCACTCGGCGGCAGCGCCGGGAGTTCTTGCTTCTCCCGTGGAGCCTTTACGCGGGCGATCCAAACTGGATTCCGCCGTTGTTGTTCGATCAACGGGGGCTGCTCGGCTTCCACCGGCATCCGTTTTATCAAGACGCCGAATGTCAGACGTTTCTCGCCTATCGCCAAAGCCGGCCGGTGGGGCGCGTCGCCGCCATCGTGAACCACGCCCACAATCGCCGGCACAAGGAAGAGCGCGGGTTCTTCGGCTTCTTCGAATCGATCGACGATCAGGAGGTGGCCGATTCGCTCTTCGAGGCGGCCCAGCGCTGGTTCGTCGAGCGGAACATACGCCAGATTCGCGGGCCGTGCAATCCATCGCTGAACTACGAATGCGGCCTGCTCGTCGAGGGCTTCGATACGCCGCCGTTTTTCATGATGACGTACAACAAGCCTTACTACGGGCGGCTGATCGAAGGGGCCGGCTTTCAAAAGGCGCAAGACCTCTACGCCTATTGGGGCCATTTCGACATGCTCGAAAAGCTCGACCCGAAGCTCTTGCAGATTTGCCTGCAAGCTGCCGAGCGATTTAACGTCAAAGTGCGGCCGATCAGCAAGTCGCGGTTCCGCGAAGAACTGGACATGTTCTTGAACATTTACAACCAATCGCTCGGGGCCACTTGGGGCTTTGTTCCCCTGTCGCCCGCCGAGGTCAGGCATCTCGGGAGCCAGATGCGCCACATGATCGTGCCCGAGTTGTCGCAAGTGGCTGAGGTCGATGGCCAGCCGATCGGCGTGGTGTTCGGTTTGCTGGACTACAACCCGCGGATCAAGCAGATTGACGGCCGGCTGTTTCCATTCGGCTTCATTCGCCTGTTGAGCAACCGCCGCGCGCTCAGGCGGATGCGAATCATCAGCGCCAACGTCGTGCCCGAGTATCAACGCTGGGGGATCGGGCTGGTCCTGCTCAACGCACTCGTTCCGAAAGTGAAGGAATGGGGCATCGAGGAGGCCGAATTCTCCTGGGTGTTGGAAAGCAATACCCTCTCGCGCGGCGGCCTGGAAAAAGGGGGCGCCAAGCTCAGCAAGACCTACCGAATCTTCGATCGGGATTGAGCGGCGAAGATGACCCTACGCCGCTTCGGCCGACGGCTCGA
This is a stretch of genomic DNA from Pirellulales bacterium. It encodes these proteins:
- a CDS encoding TolC family protein, giving the protein MSLLRQLRRSAGIYLLGLCCASGCQTGAGTNGTVQLAADQPRMGMESPRPLLAQSMPPKGGTPTPQPTPTVRPVAFLKQSAAAACPPDADDLFAGQTELEPGPLVAEVLRRNPSLEAMTSAWQAAAERYPQVVSLEDPMLILAMGPGTFGDPTHDVAWMIEGSQKIPWHGKRQLRGQQAQAEASAARSDVDETELRLVESAKMALLDYYLVRRDLELNAEGLRLTQRFRDDADSKYRANLVTQQDILQADLELSDLRRRKFELERMDRVAAARINTLLHRPVDRALPPSPSRLPAAASEPPLAMVQEMAAERRPDLMALGAKLRAEQTAVAIAESDYYPDLDVVGRYDGFWQHADRQLAPMVGVNLNVPLDNERRRAAIREAQFRANQRRAEYEAKFDEIHGDVEAAYQQVVESRRTIELYGQTIMPVAEQNLESARANYSAGKIDFLRLIEADRQLVMLREKREESLADYHRRLAELERASGGPLPATAPPETIPPGPRP
- a CDS encoding GNAT family N-acetyltransferase; translation: MSVSAVASELNVERVATRRQRREFLLLPWSLYAGDPNWIPPLLFDQRGLLGFHRHPFYQDAECQTFLAYRQSRPVGRVAAIVNHAHNRRHKEERGFFGFFESIDDQEVADSLFEAAQRWFVERNIRQIRGPCNPSLNYECGLLVEGFDTPPFFMMTYNKPYYGRLIEGAGFQKAQDLYAYWGHFDMLEKLDPKLLQICLQAAERFNVKVRPISKSRFREELDMFLNIYNQSLGATWGFVPLSPAEVRHLGSQMRHMIVPELSQVAEVDGQPIGVVFGLLDYNPRIKQIDGRLFPFGFIRLLSNRRALRRMRIISANVVPEYQRWGIGLVLLNALVPKVKEWGIEEAEFSWVLESNTLSRGGLEKGGAKLSKTYRIFDRD
- a CDS encoding HAD-IC family P-type ATPase encodes the protein MALEPVSPPKAAARTQYVCPMHPQIVRDAPGSCPICGMALELRTVTAAEDANPELIDMSRRFWVSVALSVPLVVIAMADVIAGRPLDRLLSPVAAQWAEFALAIPVVLWGGWPFFVRGWASIVNRSLNMFTLIAIGVGVAFVYSVAALLAPWAFPSAIRMKSGLVPGYFEAAAVIVTLVLLGQVLELRARSQTSAAIKSLLSLAPKTARLVRDDGTESDVPLESVQRGNRLRVRPGEKVPVDGTVLEGSSAVDESMVTGESIPIEKHAGDRVIGGTVNGTGGFAMQAEKVGSETLLAQIVEMVSAAQRSRAPIQHLADTVAAYFVPAVVLVAVVTFIAWGALGPTPALAYAVVNSVAVLIIACPCALGLATPMSITVGVGRGASAGVLIKNAEAL